The following coding sequences lie in one Zingiber officinale cultivar Zhangliang chromosome 2B, Zo_v1.1, whole genome shotgun sequence genomic window:
- the LOC122046158 gene encoding photosystem I reaction center subunit XI, chloroplastic-like, with the protein MAVASAPSMACQLKTSLLCSSSSRIRGLSSPALARKRLCLTVRAIQAEKPTTYQVIQPINGDPFIGSLETPITSSPLVAWYLSNLPAYRTAVSPLLRGIEVGLAHGYLLVGPFVKTGPLRNTEVAGAAGSLAAAGLVVILTVCLSMYGVASFNEGDPSTAPTLTLTGRKKEADKLQTAEGWAQFSGGFFFGGISGVIWAYFLLYVLDLPYYIK; encoded by the exons ATGGCAGTTGCTTCAGCACCTTCCATGGCCTGCCAGCTCAAGACCAGCTTGCTCTGCTCCAGCAGCAGCAGAATCAGAGGCCTCTCATCTCCGGCGCTCGCCAGGAAGAGGCTTTGCCTCACTGTTAGAGCTATTCAAGCAGAGAAG CCGACGACGTACCAAGTGATCCAGCCGATCAACGGCGACCCGTTCATCGGCAGCCTGGAGACGCCGATCACTTCCAGCCCGCTCGTCGCCTGGTACCTCTCCAACCTCCCGGCCTACCGCACCGCCGTCAGCCCTCTCCTCCGCGGCATCGAGGTCGGCCTCGCCCACGGCTACCTCCTCGTCGGGCCCTTCGTCAAGACCGGCCCGCTGCGCAACACCGAGGTCGCCGGCGCCGCCGGGTCGCTCGCCGCCGCCGGCCTCGTCGTCATCCTCACCGTCTGCCTCAGCATGTACGGCGTCGCGTCCTTCAATGAGGGCGACCCGTCGACGGCGCCGACGCTGACGCTGACCGGGCGGAAGAAGGAGGCGGACAAGCTGCAGACGGCGGAGGGCTGGGCGCAGTTCAGCGGGGGCTTCTTCTTCGGCGGAATCTCCGGCGTCATCTGGGCCTACTTCCTCCTCTACGTCCTTGACCTCCCTTACTACATCAAGTAG